The Sorangiineae bacterium MSr11367 genome window below encodes:
- a CDS encoding ABC transporter substrate-binding protein yields MIRTPFLVGALALALGGFMASNTACTATLGKDVDQCTVNQDCTRFPGTNFCRKSDKTCQPLTSSDCPYIYGNYQDDNAVYLGAVISLTGPYGENGGYKPYEAAVRTAIDDFDKETKGLPQVAGSGGRTRPVVAIVCDDRSASENDNATVLRSARHLVERVNVAAIIGTPSTSTTVAMATDVTIPHGVFTISPSATGENITLLRDYGPGEGPAQGLLWRTAPSDTYQAQAIATYVQQKLIPGVRAKYNLSAQAKVRILTMLRGDSYGEGLNATFRNTAAFNAIKAEDYRDFNYGTSDSAPSASDIQQQIKDFAPHIILTFGLAESQAKIIPQTEDLWGNLPNTKGQPRPYYVATEGLVADLKDLMTRYSSVATRTLYASPSLGSVENSVFSNFRDNYFAFVDNNYLGEAASIKGRVNEFGLAGTYDSTYIIAYAVTSATSGNKPPTVTGRDIVAAMKNLVSGDPADLYRRKIGVALNTLGRGQSVDINGASGPLNFNLETGDVAADIPLACLKSHPDTDKGEGYSQDSGLVYRVESQSIQQNTTTPNCDYSL; encoded by the coding sequence ATGATTCGCACCCCCTTCCTCGTAGGTGCTCTGGCCTTGGCGCTCGGCGGCTTCATGGCCTCCAACACCGCCTGCACGGCGACGCTCGGCAAGGACGTCGACCAGTGCACCGTCAACCAAGACTGCACGCGGTTTCCGGGCACGAACTTCTGCCGCAAGAGCGACAAGACGTGCCAGCCGCTGACCAGCAGCGATTGCCCCTACATCTACGGCAACTACCAAGATGACAATGCCGTGTACCTCGGCGCGGTCATCTCCCTCACCGGACCCTATGGCGAAAATGGTGGGTACAAGCCGTACGAGGCGGCGGTCCGCACGGCCATCGACGACTTCGACAAGGAAACGAAGGGGCTCCCGCAAGTCGCGGGATCCGGCGGTCGAACTCGTCCAGTGGTGGCCATCGTCTGCGACGACCGGAGTGCGAGCGAGAACGACAACGCGACGGTGTTGCGCAGTGCACGCCACCTGGTCGAGCGGGTGAACGTGGCCGCCATCATTGGCACTCCGTCGACCAGTACGACGGTTGCCATGGCAACGGATGTGACCATCCCCCATGGCGTGTTCACCATTTCGCCATCGGCGACCGGGGAGAACATCACACTGTTGCGCGATTATGGTCCCGGAGAGGGCCCGGCCCAGGGGCTTCTATGGCGCACGGCTCCATCGGACACGTACCAAGCGCAGGCCATCGCGACGTACGTGCAGCAAAAGCTGATTCCGGGTGTGCGCGCGAAATACAACCTGTCCGCACAAGCCAAAGTACGCATCCTCACCATGCTGCGCGGCGACTCCTACGGCGAGGGGTTGAATGCCACCTTCCGGAATACGGCCGCGTTCAATGCAATCAAGGCCGAGGATTACCGCGACTTCAATTACGGAACCAGCGACAGCGCCCCCTCCGCATCCGACATCCAACAGCAGATAAAGGACTTTGCCCCGCACATCATCCTGACGTTCGGGCTCGCGGAATCGCAGGCTAAAATCATTCCGCAGACCGAAGACCTGTGGGGAAATCTGCCGAATACGAAGGGCCAGCCGCGCCCTTACTACGTGGCCACCGAAGGCCTCGTGGCGGATCTCAAAGACCTGATGACGCGGTATTCGAGTGTTGCGACACGGACATTGTATGCATCACCGAGCCTCGGTTCCGTGGAAAATTCCGTGTTTTCCAACTTTAGGGACAACTACTTTGCATTCGTCGACAACAACTATCTCGGGGAGGCGGCGAGCATCAAAGGCCGCGTGAATGAATTTGGCCTGGCGGGAACCTACGATTCAACGTACATCATTGCGTACGCTGTCACGAGTGCGACCAGTGGGAACAAGCCGCCGACCGTGACGGGCAGAGACATCGTGGCGGCCATGAAGAACCTCGTGTCAGGCGACCCTGCGGATCTCTATCGAAGGAAAATCGGCGTGGCGCTGAACACGTTGGGGCGCGGCCAATCGGTGGACATCAATGGTGCCTCTGGACCTCTGAATTTCAATCTGGAGACAGGGGACGTGGCCGCCGACATTCCTTTGGCATGCTTGAAGAGTCATCCCGATACGGACAAGGGGGAAGGATACTCGCAAGATTCCGGCCTCGTTTACCGGGTGGAGTCCCAGAGCATCCAGCAGAACACCACCACGCCCAACTGCGACTACTCCCTCTAG
- a CDS encoding protein kinase: MSTAPSSNRTASSGSIAGKYRLIFELGRGGMADVMLAVIQGPGGFNKLQVLKLLRQELAVEPEFCSMFLEEARLSARINHNNVAQTNEVGFDGERYFIAMEYLEGQSLDELMRRAKARGIPLPLGVVVRALADACAGLHFAHELKDFDGTPLHVIHRDVSPQNIFVTYDGITKLLDFGIAKASDSNIRTQAGTIKGKIAYMAPEQLLGVAHIDRRADIFSAGSVLWRTITGKRMWAGASEMEILQSLANHRIPEPVALPGIPDDLVRICKKAILANPAERYPTAAALKSDLEAVLTKIPGGTHEDVSVFVNDLLAERRKEIASAIEARLTSSERVPFTTTRSIPRLEPTASSTASGLLETAGSAEVSGVSPPPPSSQRHWGLLGAVVVAGGLVAAALIARPGSAPSADSVPPPSSAAAPPPSTGAPKAETEVTVEVNPPTANVTIDDVMLMGRPARGTFPRDGREHRLRVQAEGYVTKTQDVALDISSVRLELSLEKEHRSTTTWRPTGKGKGAAPSAAASPPPAASSPPPVQQPDPPPVKTAKPGVDTIDKDDPWKK; this comes from the coding sequence ATGTCTACGGCGCCCTCCTCCAACCGTACGGCTTCCTCCGGTTCGATCGCGGGGAAGTACCGTCTCATTTTCGAGCTGGGGCGGGGCGGCATGGCGGACGTCATGCTGGCCGTCATTCAGGGGCCAGGCGGGTTCAACAAGCTGCAAGTGCTCAAGCTCTTGCGCCAAGAACTCGCGGTTGAGCCCGAATTCTGCTCGATGTTTCTCGAGGAGGCGCGGCTTTCGGCCCGTATCAACCACAACAACGTCGCCCAGACGAACGAGGTCGGGTTCGATGGGGAGCGGTACTTCATCGCGATGGAGTACCTCGAGGGGCAGAGCCTCGACGAGCTGATGCGCCGCGCAAAGGCGAGGGGCATCCCGCTGCCGCTCGGCGTGGTCGTGCGGGCCCTGGCCGATGCGTGCGCGGGCCTTCACTTCGCCCACGAGCTGAAGGACTTCGACGGCACGCCGCTGCACGTCATCCACCGCGACGTGTCGCCGCAGAACATCTTCGTCACCTACGACGGCATCACCAAGCTTCTCGACTTCGGCATCGCCAAGGCGAGCGACTCGAACATTCGCACCCAGGCGGGGACCATCAAGGGCAAGATCGCCTACATGGCGCCCGAGCAGCTTCTCGGGGTGGCCCACATCGATCGGCGCGCGGATATTTTCTCTGCGGGCTCGGTGCTGTGGCGCACCATCACGGGAAAGCGCATGTGGGCGGGCGCCTCGGAGATGGAGATCCTCCAGAGCCTGGCCAACCATCGCATTCCCGAACCCGTGGCGCTCCCGGGCATCCCGGACGACTTGGTGCGCATCTGCAAGAAGGCCATCCTGGCGAATCCGGCGGAGCGCTATCCCACGGCGGCCGCGTTGAAGAGCGATCTCGAGGCGGTGCTCACCAAGATCCCCGGTGGCACGCACGAAGACGTGTCGGTCTTCGTGAACGACCTGCTCGCGGAGCGCCGCAAGGAGATCGCGTCGGCCATCGAGGCGAGGCTCACGTCGTCGGAGCGGGTGCCGTTTACCACCACGCGCTCGATTCCGCGCTTGGAGCCCACGGCGAGCTCCACCGCCAGCGGCTTGCTTGAGACGGCGGGCAGTGCTGAGGTGTCCGGCGTCTCGCCACCACCGCCTTCGTCGCAGCGCCATTGGGGTCTCCTTGGCGCGGTGGTCGTGGCGGGCGGGCTCGTGGCGGCGGCACTCATCGCGCGCCCCGGTTCCGCGCCCTCGGCGGATTCCGTGCCTCCTCCGTCCTCGGCGGCGGCTCCGCCTCCGTCGACCGGGGCGCCGAAAGCCGAGACGGAGGTGACCGTGGAGGTAAACCCGCCCACGGCCAACGTCACCATCGACGACGTCATGCTCATGGGCCGGCCCGCACGCGGCACGTTCCCCCGCGACGGGCGCGAGCATCGCTTGCGCGTGCAAGCAGAGGGCTACGTCACGAAGACCCAGGACGTCGCCTTGGACATTTCCAGCGTCCGCCTGGAGCTCTCTCTCGAAAAAGAGCACCGTTCCACCACGACGTGGCGTCCTACGGGAAAGGGGAAGGGCGCCGCGCCCTCCGCCGCCGCATCCCCGCCGCCCGCCGCCTCGTCCCCGCCGCCCGTGCAACAACCCGACCCTCCGCCCGTAAAAACGGCCAAGCCGGGCGTCGACACCATCGACAAAGACGATCCCTGGAAGAAGTAG
- a CDS encoding 3',5'-cyclic-nucleotide phosphodiesterase — protein sequence MDLRVIGCHGGETPRHRTSAFLLDDRVAIDAGSLTSGMDLEAQCKLEAVLVSHAHLDHIRDLATIADNRAQNGCKPLVVCGIKPSIELLKKHFFNGKLWPDFTTIPTASKPTIVYQVLKPEVPAKVAGLTVRAILVSHTIDCSAFIIEYDGKTASKRGAIAYSGDTGPTKRFWEVLNEVEGLRALLMEVSFPNAQQKLATVSGHHTPQTLGPELAKYKNPKDLATLLYHMKPTFQGEVERECAKLKGLNLTVLSLGDHFIL from the coding sequence ATGGATCTACGGGTCATCGGCTGCCATGGAGGGGAAACGCCGCGCCATCGAACGAGCGCTTTTTTGCTCGATGATCGTGTGGCCATCGACGCCGGTTCGCTCACGAGCGGCATGGACCTCGAGGCGCAATGCAAGCTCGAGGCGGTCCTCGTCAGCCACGCGCACCTCGATCACATCCGCGACCTGGCCACCATCGCCGACAACCGCGCGCAGAACGGGTGCAAGCCCCTCGTCGTGTGCGGCATCAAGCCGAGCATCGAGCTCTTAAAGAAGCACTTCTTCAACGGCAAGCTCTGGCCGGATTTCACGACCATCCCCACGGCCTCCAAGCCGACCATCGTCTACCAAGTCCTCAAGCCCGAAGTGCCCGCCAAGGTCGCCGGCCTCACGGTGCGCGCCATCTTGGTGAGCCACACCATCGACTGCAGCGCGTTCATCATCGAGTACGACGGCAAGACCGCCAGTAAGCGTGGCGCCATCGCGTACAGCGGGGATACCGGACCGACGAAGCGCTTTTGGGAGGTGCTCAACGAGGTGGAGGGATTGCGAGCCCTGCTGATGGAGGTCAGTTTTCCCAACGCGCAACAGAAGCTCGCGACCGTCAGCGGGCACCACACGCCGCAGACCCTGGGGCCGGAGCTTGCGAAGTACAAGAACCCCAAAGATCTCGCGACGTTACTCTACCACATGAAACCTACTTTCCAGGGTGAAGTGGAGCGTGAGTGTGCCAAGCTCAAAGGGCTCAACTTAACGGTCCTAAGCCTCGGGGATCACTTCATTCTTTAG
- a CDS encoding PEGA domain-containing protein encodes MKCRRRRISLLLIAAIATAPFTALAQTPSGSPPQPTIPAPPSQGAGKSGAQGTPAWMSPRMEEARTRYTRGLKLYDEGNTIAARVEFERAYELAPSYRILYNIGLCYKKTNDYVEALKAFERYLLDGGDEVPEERRTAVNKEIQDLRPNIATVTITTNVPGAAITVDDVPVGQTPIPQKILVNPGRRRIAATKAGYFPQTKSLVFAGSDVEQLSIELIELPKREIAQREEKSVAPYVAWGITGALATGAVVTGLLALKANSDQNDALDRQAANARTQIDDAHSKTRTLSIVADALTAATVVAGGISLYLTLHKPEKSNSAQAAARVTPGGVSIVGRF; translated from the coding sequence ATGAAGTGCCGCCGGCGCAGGATTTCACTCCTTCTGATCGCAGCCATCGCCACGGCGCCCTTTACGGCGCTCGCGCAAACCCCATCGGGTTCACCTCCGCAGCCGACGATCCCTGCCCCGCCTTCGCAGGGCGCGGGCAAGTCGGGAGCTCAAGGCACACCCGCGTGGATGAGCCCTCGCATGGAGGAGGCGCGCACCCGCTACACGCGCGGCTTGAAGCTGTACGACGAAGGCAACACCATTGCGGCGCGCGTGGAGTTCGAGCGGGCGTACGAGCTCGCACCGAGCTACCGCATCCTCTACAACATCGGCCTTTGCTACAAAAAGACCAACGATTACGTCGAGGCGTTGAAGGCGTTCGAGCGCTACTTGCTCGACGGCGGTGACGAAGTTCCCGAGGAGCGCCGCACCGCCGTGAACAAGGAGATTCAAGATCTCCGTCCGAACATCGCCACGGTGACCATCACGACGAACGTGCCCGGCGCGGCCATCACGGTGGACGACGTGCCCGTGGGCCAGACGCCGATCCCGCAGAAGATCCTCGTCAATCCGGGGCGCCGCAGGATCGCCGCGACGAAGGCTGGCTACTTTCCGCAAACCAAGTCACTCGTCTTCGCCGGATCGGACGTCGAGCAGCTGAGCATCGAGCTGATCGAACTGCCCAAGCGCGAGATCGCGCAGCGTGAAGAGAAGAGCGTGGCTCCCTACGTCGCGTGGGGCATCACGGGCGCGCTGGCCACCGGTGCGGTCGTGACGGGGTTGCTCGCGCTCAAGGCCAACTCGGATCAGAACGACGCGCTGGATCGGCAGGCCGCGAATGCGCGCACCCAGATCGACGATGCGCACTCCAAGACGAGGACGCTCTCCATCGTGGCCGACGCCCTCACCGCCGCCACGGTCGTCGCGGGTGGCATCTCGCTCTACCTCACGCTGCACAAGCCGGAAAAATCCAACTCCGCCCAGGCCGCCGCGCGCGTGACGCCCGGGGGCGTCAGCATCGTCGGGCGTTTCTAG
- a CDS encoding DUF3574 domain-containing protein — MMNRLYALTTICSITLFSSIASTGCAASTNSDPSTQQGLDEDLKKHKCDVKTAPQGATPMVSTELIFGLDRKGTPIPEADFAAFVDAEITPRFPDGLSIIDVKGQYRMSTGQIIKEPSKLLLVYHDGSRQNSQKLEDIRTAYKAQFEQESVLRTDEVICVAF, encoded by the coding sequence ATGATGAATCGCCTTTATGCCCTGACCACCATCTGTTCGATCACGCTCTTCTCGTCCATTGCCAGCACGGGATGTGCAGCGTCCACCAACTCGGATCCGAGCACGCAGCAGGGCCTCGACGAGGACCTGAAGAAGCACAAGTGCGACGTGAAGACCGCCCCCCAGGGCGCGACCCCCATGGTCTCGACCGAGCTGATTTTCGGGCTCGATCGAAAGGGCACGCCGATCCCCGAGGCGGACTTCGCGGCGTTCGTGGACGCGGAGATCACCCCCCGCTTTCCGGATGGTCTGAGCATCATCGACGTGAAGGGCCAGTACCGCATGTCGACGGGGCAGATCATCAAGGAGCCGTCGAAGCTTCTCCTCGTTTACCACGACGGCTCGCGGCAAAATTCGCAGAAGCTCGAGGACATCCGCACCGCCTACAAGGCGCAGTTCGAGCAAGAATCCGTGCTCCGCACCGACGAAGTCATCTGCGTCGCGTTCTAG
- a CDS encoding phosphotransferase, with product MGKNRMGSDRRIPEGAGSKVSFVFEAVTYEGRIEAVTERALRVVFANGDGPQVMRGATLTECRVHLRGIFADVPFGDLSVEDTDCVHDELVLHLSGEDAAVRARLAFAREALAELEGRPSMERPSELFPPPPPVLPRLPGRGIATEEARRERLAFASAMTGVPLDHMEETSLSAERLAKNIEGLIGGVEIPVGLAGPLLFRSFGLVLAPFATTEGALVASTTRGALALSRAGGVTTRVLHQQMVRAPLFVFRDVGHAATFGQWIRTHVEVLSKEVRKVSKHANLLGVEPYVLGRTVHVIFRYTTGDAAGQNMTTAATWQACTWVLEEIRHVESFELEHFSVEGNMAGDKKFSFLSFLRGRGFRVAADCYVPRAVLHEVLKVSPEAAVQAHEHYMSGSFQAGLVSHNINTSNAVAAIFAATGQDIACVHESSGGLLSLQLADGGLYASMLLPNLVVGTVGGGTHLPRQREMLQLMGCLGDGGAARLAEIIAGFCLALDLSTLSASLSERFVMAHERLGRNKPMAWLAREDLARPSFFDGAAKRMRGDAAVVASAEPLEGVIEPRIAPALRARGVTKLMGLLPYRLRIDVPGAPSSEHDVMVKVKALSEDRVLAMKGASGAQFAKAYARFAAHTGVEACESRELGVCAQTEPRLTRHMPAIYDAYRDPSRGAFVLVMEYLRDVEWLDASQWERAHVEAALDAAASIHSVWYGRERELLEQPWLGVPPSSERMLEAMPLWLALAEYLPSDLASDLVEARDAITSLGEWWPVFEQQPRTLIHNAFNPANLGFAGKTLVIACDWELATLHVPQRDLAELLVHTLPMQRAEPDREEVAHYVEYHRRALERATGRAIDESMWRAGFSASLRELAIHRIPLAIMAYGDSPPPSMHRIVAALRSLLRLSSSGALWLK from the coding sequence ATGGGCAAGAATCGCATGGGCAGCGACCGGCGAATTCCAGAGGGCGCTGGGTCGAAGGTTTCGTTCGTTTTCGAAGCTGTCACCTACGAGGGGCGCATCGAGGCGGTGACCGAACGAGCGTTGCGTGTCGTGTTCGCGAACGGCGACGGCCCTCAGGTAATGCGAGGTGCCACGCTGACCGAGTGTCGCGTACACCTTCGGGGCATCTTTGCCGATGTCCCATTTGGGGATCTCTCGGTCGAAGACACGGATTGCGTGCATGACGAGCTCGTGCTTCATCTCTCGGGCGAGGACGCGGCGGTGCGCGCACGGCTCGCGTTCGCTCGCGAGGCCCTTGCCGAGCTCGAAGGACGTCCTTCCATGGAGCGACCCTCGGAGCTTTTCCCGCCCCCTCCCCCGGTGCTCCCCAGGCTGCCAGGCCGGGGTATCGCCACGGAGGAAGCTCGTCGTGAGCGCCTCGCGTTCGCGTCCGCGATGACCGGGGTACCGCTCGATCACATGGAGGAAACATCGCTCTCGGCGGAGCGGCTTGCGAAGAACATCGAGGGGCTGATCGGCGGGGTGGAGATCCCGGTTGGCTTGGCCGGTCCGCTTCTCTTTCGGAGCTTTGGCTTGGTGCTCGCACCGTTTGCGACCACGGAGGGGGCCCTGGTGGCATCGACCACGCGCGGGGCCCTTGCCTTGTCGCGCGCAGGCGGGGTCACGACCCGGGTCCTCCACCAGCAAATGGTGCGCGCCCCCCTGTTCGTGTTTCGCGACGTGGGCCATGCGGCGACGTTCGGGCAGTGGATCCGCACGCACGTCGAGGTTCTCTCCAAGGAAGTCCGCAAGGTTTCCAAGCACGCGAACTTGCTCGGCGTGGAGCCCTACGTGCTCGGGCGCACCGTGCACGTGATCTTTCGGTACACCACGGGCGATGCGGCCGGTCAGAACATGACCACCGCCGCAACGTGGCAAGCCTGCACCTGGGTGCTCGAGGAGATCCGGCACGTCGAAAGCTTCGAGCTCGAGCACTTCAGCGTGGAGGGGAACATGGCCGGGGACAAGAAGTTCTCCTTCCTCTCCTTTCTGCGCGGGCGCGGCTTCCGGGTGGCCGCGGACTGCTACGTGCCGCGTGCGGTGTTGCACGAGGTCCTGAAGGTGAGCCCCGAGGCCGCCGTGCAGGCGCACGAGCATTACATGTCGGGCTCGTTCCAGGCGGGGCTGGTGAGCCACAACATCAATACGAGCAACGCCGTGGCGGCCATCTTCGCCGCCACGGGGCAGGACATCGCGTGCGTGCACGAGTCGTCCGGTGGGCTTCTCTCGCTGCAGTTGGCCGACGGAGGACTCTACGCGAGCATGCTCCTGCCGAACCTGGTCGTCGGCACGGTGGGCGGCGGAACGCACCTGCCGCGGCAGCGCGAGATGCTTCAACTCATGGGCTGCCTCGGCGACGGCGGGGCGGCGCGGCTTGCGGAGATCATCGCGGGCTTTTGCCTTGCGCTGGATCTGTCGACGCTCTCGGCGTCGCTGAGCGAGAGGTTCGTGATGGCCCACGAGCGCCTCGGTCGCAACAAGCCCATGGCATGGCTCGCTCGGGAAGACTTGGCCCGCCCGAGCTTTTTCGACGGCGCGGCCAAGCGGATGCGCGGCGATGCGGCGGTCGTCGCCTCCGCGGAGCCCCTCGAGGGCGTCATCGAGCCCCGCATCGCGCCGGCCCTTCGGGCGCGCGGCGTGACGAAGTTGATGGGCCTCCTGCCCTACCGGCTTCGCATCGACGTGCCCGGTGCGCCGTCCAGCGAACACGACGTCATGGTGAAGGTGAAGGCGCTCTCGGAGGATCGCGTGCTCGCCATGAAGGGCGCCAGCGGTGCCCAGTTCGCCAAAGCCTACGCGCGCTTTGCCGCGCACACGGGGGTCGAGGCGTGCGAGTCGCGGGAGCTCGGCGTGTGCGCGCAAACGGAACCGCGCCTCACGCGGCACATGCCGGCCATCTACGATGCGTACCGCGATCCAAGCCGCGGCGCCTTCGTACTCGTCATGGAGTACTTACGCGACGTCGAATGGCTCGACGCTTCGCAGTGGGAGCGCGCCCACGTGGAGGCGGCACTCGATGCCGCGGCGTCGATCCACTCCGTTTGGTATGGGCGCGAACGCGAGCTCCTCGAGCAACCCTGGCTCGGTGTGCCGCCGTCGAGCGAACGGATGCTCGAGGCCATGCCGCTCTGGCTCGCCCTCGCCGAATACCTTCCGAGTGATTTGGCGAGCGATTTGGTCGAGGCACGCGATGCGATCACGAGCCTGGGCGAGTGGTGGCCGGTTTTCGAGCAGCAGCCGCGCACGTTGATTCACAACGCGTTCAACCCGGCGAACCTCGGCTTCGCGGGCAAAACGCTGGTTATCGCGTGCGATTGGGAGCTTGCGACCTTGCACGTTCCACAACGCGATCTCGCGGAGCTGCTCGTCCACACGCTCCCCATGCAGCGTGCCGAGCCGGACCGCGAGGAGGTTGCGCACTACGTCGAATACCACCGTCGCGCACTCGAACGTGCGACCGGGCGCGCCATCGATGAATCGATGTGGCGCGCGGGATTTTCCGCCTCGTTGCGCGAACTGGCCATCCATCGAATTCCACTCGCGATCATGGCGTACGGCGACTCGCCGCCGCCATCCATGCATCGCATCGTCGCCGCCTTGCGTAGCCTCCTGCGTCTCTCGAGCTCGGGCGCACTATGGCTTAAATGA
- a CDS encoding ATP-binding domain-containing protein has translation MVREELKLLATVQAALGSEASANTAALRGRELDDARLLELREDVAVAKPEDLPALFEQMHHLGSLRAQRGKGVVGSVDPKNPYFGHLRLEENGKRRDILIGGKSYVDSSSGIKIVDWRQAPVSRIFYRYREDDDYEETMGGRAVEGVVRARRGVAIAGGELVRVSAPQGTFVRGDDGRWKRLDAFSARLRTEARTEASGAKKLPAHAAGDKHLPAIASMLDSAQFDLITRPGAGLIAIQGSAGSGKTTVGLHRIAYLAFAEPQRFRADRMLVVVPHEALMHFVARVLPSLGVEGVPISTFPRFARRLLPELFPKLPHRLHDDTPPVVVRAKTHAAMLRAIHAYAARLNDDLDARVAKVMEKWPMGDKVVAAWAATRVPAPGTKDEPVADQRVTTFAQWLAGKRAIDGAGVAATLPQVTRGAVERLGQELRSRARSVIGAWDEILTSREMLGEAFRGQKEFGSGQLDRVHEWCVRQARIRAEGERDGELEAIDVEDIPILLRLWQAMRGPLTAPDGTPIRMAHLFIDEVQDHSPVELRVLLDLANKDRSITLAGDSAQRMLDDDDSRGEFDWKGLLTEMGMAATTLEPLKVSYRSTAEITTFARGVLGPFAHEAEPITTRRGPDVELFNFASVGESVAFLADALKQLALDEPNANVALVARFPQQADVIYEGLERAEVPRVRRVAKQDFSWEPGFDVTDVRQTKGLEFDEVILLETTATTYPATSQARHALYVGATRAAHQLWCIASDKPSPVVTEALSTRPTT, from the coding sequence GTGGTTCGTGAAGAACTGAAGCTCCTCGCCACCGTGCAAGCTGCGCTCGGTTCGGAGGCCAGTGCCAACACCGCCGCCCTTCGCGGTCGAGAACTCGATGATGCGCGGCTTCTCGAGCTGCGTGAAGACGTGGCCGTCGCCAAGCCGGAAGACCTGCCGGCGCTCTTCGAGCAGATGCATCACCTGGGCTCGTTGCGCGCCCAGCGTGGAAAAGGCGTGGTCGGCTCCGTCGACCCGAAGAATCCGTACTTCGGCCACCTGCGCCTCGAGGAGAACGGCAAGCGCCGCGACATCCTCATCGGCGGCAAGTCGTACGTCGACTCCAGCTCGGGCATCAAGATCGTCGATTGGCGTCAGGCCCCCGTGAGCCGCATCTTCTACCGCTACCGCGAAGACGACGACTACGAGGAGACGATGGGCGGTCGCGCGGTCGAAGGCGTCGTGCGCGCCCGCCGCGGCGTGGCCATCGCGGGCGGGGAGCTCGTGCGCGTTTCCGCGCCGCAAGGCACCTTCGTGCGCGGTGACGACGGCCGCTGGAAGCGCCTCGACGCGTTCAGCGCGCGCCTTCGCACCGAAGCGCGAACGGAGGCATCGGGCGCCAAAAAGCTGCCCGCGCATGCGGCAGGCGACAAGCACCTGCCGGCCATCGCATCGATGCTCGATTCCGCGCAGTTCGATCTCATCACGCGCCCCGGCGCAGGGCTCATTGCCATTCAAGGCAGCGCCGGCAGCGGAAAGACCACCGTCGGCCTGCACCGCATCGCCTACCTCGCCTTTGCGGAGCCGCAGCGCTTCCGGGCCGATCGCATGCTCGTCGTCGTGCCGCACGAGGCGCTCATGCACTTCGTCGCGCGCGTGCTGCCGTCGCTGGGGGTCGAGGGTGTCCCCATTTCGACCTTCCCGCGGTTCGCGCGGCGCCTTTTGCCGGAGCTTTTCCCGAAGCTTCCGCACCGCCTGCACGACGACACGCCGCCCGTGGTGGTGCGCGCCAAGACGCACGCCGCCATGCTGCGGGCCATCCACGCGTACGCCGCGCGGCTGAACGACGATCTCGATGCCCGCGTCGCCAAGGTCATGGAGAAGTGGCCCATGGGCGACAAAGTGGTCGCCGCATGGGCGGCAACCCGCGTCCCGGCGCCGGGCACCAAAGATGAACCGGTGGCCGATCAGCGCGTCACCACGTTCGCGCAGTGGCTCGCCGGCAAGCGCGCGATCGATGGCGCGGGCGTCGCGGCCACGTTGCCGCAGGTCACGCGCGGTGCAGTGGAGCGACTGGGCCAGGAGCTTCGCTCCCGGGCGCGCTCGGTCATCGGCGCGTGGGACGAGATCCTCACCTCGCGCGAGATGCTCGGGGAGGCCTTCCGCGGCCAGAAAGAGTTCGGCTCCGGTCAACTCGACCGGGTGCACGAGTGGTGCGTTCGCCAAGCGCGCATCCGCGCAGAAGGGGAGCGCGACGGCGAATTGGAGGCCATCGACGTGGAGGATATCCCGATCCTGCTGCGTCTCTGGCAAGCGATGCGCGGGCCGCTCACCGCACCGGACGGCACGCCGATCCGCATGGCCCACCTCTTCATCGACGAGGTGCAGGACCACAGCCCCGTCGAACTCCGGGTTCTGCTCGACCTGGCGAACAAGGATCGCTCCATCACCCTGGCGGGCGATAGCGCCCAACGTATGCTCGACGACGACGATTCGCGCGGCGAGTTCGATTGGAAGGGGCTCCTCACCGAGATGGGCATGGCAGCCACGACGTTGGAGCCCCTCAAGGTGAGCTACCGTTCCACTGCGGAAATCACGACGTTCGCGCGCGGTGTGCTGGGGCCGTTTGCGCACGAGGCGGAGCCCATCACCACCCGACGCGGGCCGGACGTGGAGCTCTTCAACTTTGCCTCGGTGGGCGAGTCGGTGGCGTTCCTTGCCGACGCGCTGAAGCAGCTCGCGCTGGACGAGCCCAATGCGAACGTGGCCCTCGTGGCCCGCTTCCCGCAGCAGGCCGACGTGATCTACGAAGGCCTGGAACGCGCGGAGGTCCCCCGCGTCCGCCGCGTGGCCAAGCAGGATTTCAGCTGGGAACCCGGCTTCGACGTGACCGACGTGCGCCAGACCAAGGGCCTCGAGTTCGACGAGGTAATCTTGCTCGAGACCACAGCGACCACGTACCCGGCGACCTCGCAGGCGCGTCATGCGCTTTACGTCGGTGCAACCCGAGCCGCGCATCAACTCTGGTGCATTGCCAGCGACAAGCCCTCGCCGGTCGTAACCGAGGCGCTTTCCACACGCCCGACGACCTAG